A DNA window from Altererythrobacter sp. B11 contains the following coding sequences:
- the tuf gene encoding elongation factor Tu, translated as MAKEKFQRNKPHCNIGTIGHVDHGKTTLTAAITKVQGAPIDFANIDKAPEERERGITISTAHVEYETDARHYAHVDCPGHADYVKNMITGAAQMDGAILVVNAADGPMPQTREHILLARQVGVPALVVYLNKVDQVDDEEILELVELEVRELLSSYDFDGDNIPIVKGSALAALEGRDPEIGENSIKELMKAVDEFIPQPERPVDRPFLMPIEDVFSISGRGTVVTGRVETGIVKVGDEVEIIGIRDTQKTTVTGVEMFRKLLDSGEAGDNIGALLRGTGRDDVERGQVLAKPGSVTPHTEFSAEVYVLSKDEGGRHTPFFANYRPQFYFRTTDVTGEVILPEGTEMVMPGDNVTIGVKLIAPIAMDEGLRFAIREGGRTVGSGVVSSISK; from the coding sequence ATGGCTAAGGAAAAATTCCAGCGGAACAAGCCGCACTGCAACATCGGCACCATTGGTCACGTTGACCATGGCAAGACGACGCTGACCGCGGCCATCACCAAGGTGCAGGGCGCACCGATCGATTTCGCGAACATCGACAAGGCTCCCGAAGAGCGCGAGCGCGGCATCACCATCTCGACCGCCCACGTCGAGTATGAAACCGATGCGCGCCACTATGCGCACGTCGATTGCCCCGGCCACGCCGACTATGTGAAGAACATGATCACCGGTGCGGCGCAGATGGACGGCGCCATCCTGGTGGTGAACGCTGCCGACGGCCCCATGCCGCAGACCCGCGAGCACATCCTGCTCGCCCGTCAGGTCGGCGTGCCGGCGCTCGTCGTGTATCTGAACAAGGTCGACCAGGTTGACGACGAGGAAATCCTCGAGCTCGTCGAACTGGAAGTGCGCGAGCTGCTGAGCTCGTACGATTTCGACGGCGACAACATTCCGATTGTCAAGGGTTCGGCTCTGGCCGCGCTCGAAGGCCGCGATCCGGAAATCGGCGAGAACTCCATCAAGGAACTGATGAAGGCCGTCGACGAGTTCATCCCGCAGCCGGAACGTCCGGTTGACCGTCCGTTCCTCATGCCGATCGAAGACGTGTTCTCGATCTCCGGCCGCGGCACCGTGGTGACCGGCCGTGTCGAGACCGGCATCGTGAAGGTTGGCGACGAAGTCGAAATCATCGGCATCCGCGACACGCAGAAGACCACCGTGACGGGCGTGGAAATGTTCCGCAAGCTGCTCGACAGCGGTGAAGCCGGCGACAACATCGGCGCCCTGCTGCGTGGCACCGGCCGTGACGACGTGGAGCGTGGCCAGGTTCTCGCCAAGCCGGGTTCCGTGACCCCGCACACCGAGTTCAGCGCCGAAGTGTACGTGCTGTCGAAGGATGAAGGTGGCCGTCACACGCCGTTCTTCGCCAACTATCGTCCGCAGTTCTACTTCCGCACCACGGACGTCACCGGCGAGGTCATCCTCCCCGAGGGCACCGAGATGGTGATGCCGGGCGACAATGTGACGATCGGCGTGAAGCTGATCGCTCCGATCGCGATGGATGAGGGTCTCCGTTTCGCTATTCGCGAAGGCGGCCGCACCGTCGGTTCGGGGGTTGTCAGCTCGATCTCGAAGTAA
- the rplC gene encoding 50S ribosomal protein L3, whose amino-acid sequence MRTGVIAKKVGMTRLFQEDGRHVPVTVLALEDCQVVSHRTLDRDGYVALQLGAGEAKQKNVAKPQREHFAKAEVPLKKKVAEFRLETEDGLLPVGATISAEHFIAGQKVDITGHTQGKGFAGAMKRWGFGGLRATHGVSLSHRSHGSTGNRQDPGKVFKNKKMAGHMGDRQRTQQNLEIVRTDADRGLLFVKGSVPGANNSWLLVRDAVKLPMPAEAPFPGAVLQKNAPQPEQDEPKLADQAAAADTAAEETNTVEAEATSDEGKEG is encoded by the coding sequence ATGCGCACAGGCGTGATCGCCAAGAAAGTCGGGATGACCCGCCTCTTCCAGGAGGATGGCCGCCACGTGCCGGTCACCGTTCTGGCGCTTGAGGATTGTCAGGTCGTTTCCCACCGCACTCTGGACCGCGACGGCTATGTCGCGCTGCAGCTCGGTGCGGGTGAGGCGAAGCAGAAGAACGTGGCCAAGCCGCAGCGCGAGCATTTCGCGAAGGCTGAAGTGCCGCTGAAGAAGAAGGTCGCGGAATTCCGCCTCGAAACCGAGGATGGCCTGCTTCCGGTCGGCGCCACGATCAGTGCCGAGCATTTCATTGCCGGCCAGAAGGTGGACATCACCGGCCACACGCAGGGCAAGGGCTTTGCCGGCGCGATGAAGCGCTGGGGCTTCGGAGGCCTGCGCGCCACCCACGGCGTTTCGCTCAGCCACCGTTCGCATGGTTCCACCGGCAACCGCCAGGATCCGGGCAAGGTCTTCAAGAACAAGAAGATGGCCGGCCACATGGGCGACCGCCAGCGCACCCAGCAGAACCTGGAAATCGTGCGCACCGACGCCGATCGCGGCCTGCTGTTCGTGAAGGGCTCCGTGCCTGGCGCGAACAACTCCTGGCTGCTCGTTCGCGACGCGGTGAAGCTGCCGATGCCGGCGGAAGCGCCGTTCCCGGGTGCCGTGCTTCAGAAGAATGCGCCGCAGCCGGAGCAGGATGAGCCGAAGCTGGCCGATCAGGCCGCGGCTGCCGACACCGCTGCCGAGGAAACCAACACCGTCGAGGCCGAAGCGACCTCCGACGAAGGCAAGGAGGGCTGA
- the fusA gene encoding elongation factor G, whose translation MARSHPIERYRNIGIMAHIDAGKTTTTERILYYTGKSYKIGEVHDGAATMDWMEQEQERGITITSAATTTFWKAEDGQGEEHRINIIDTPGHVDFTIEVERSLRVLDGAVAVFDGVAGVEPQSETVWRQADKYKVPRMCFINKLDRTGADFYYCVQSIIDRLGATPLVLYLPIGAESDLKGVVDLVNNRGVVWQDESLGAKFDYVDIPAELADKAAEYREKLIETAVEQDDAVMEAYLEGEEPDAETLKRLVRKGTLNQAFVPVLCGSAFKNKGVQPLLDAVVDYMPSPIDVPAIRGVKPDSEEEDSRPSSDEAPFSGLAFKIMNDPFVGTLTFTRIYSGKLAKGQVLNSVKDKKEKIGRMLLMHSNNREDIEEAFAGDIVAIAGLKETTTGDTLCASNAPIILERMEFPEPVIELSVEPKTKADQEKMGVALNRLAAEDPSFRVSTDHESGQTIIKGMGELHLDILVDRMRREFKVEANVGAPQVAYRESLAREVEVDYTHKKQSGGSGQFGRAKVVVSPGERGQGIIFEDQVKGGNIPREYIPSVEKGMREQAESGYLVGFPIIDFTIKLVDGAYHDVDSSTVAFEITGRGAMREAAEKAGIKLLEPIMKVEVVTPEEFMGDVIGDLNSRRGQIQGTDSRGNAQVVEANVPLANMFGYVNELRSFTQGRAQYTMQFSHYDEVPANVAQEVKEKLA comes from the coding sequence ATGGCCCGCAGCCATCCGATCGAACGCTACCGCAATATCGGCATCATGGCGCATATCGACGCCGGCAAGACCACCACGACCGAGCGGATCCTCTACTACACCGGCAAGTCCTACAAGATCGGCGAGGTGCATGATGGCGCCGCGACGATGGACTGGATGGAGCAGGAGCAGGAACGCGGCATCACCATCACTTCGGCTGCGACCACGACCTTCTGGAAGGCCGAGGACGGGCAGGGCGAAGAGCACCGCATCAACATCATCGACACCCCCGGCCACGTGGACTTCACCATCGAGGTGGAACGTTCGCTGCGTGTGCTCGACGGCGCGGTGGCGGTGTTCGACGGCGTGGCCGGCGTGGAGCCGCAGTCCGAGACCGTGTGGCGCCAGGCGGACAAGTACAAGGTTCCGCGGATGTGCTTCATCAACAAGCTCGATCGCACGGGCGCGGATTTCTATTATTGCGTGCAGTCGATCATCGATCGTCTCGGCGCGACCCCGCTGGTGCTCTATCTCCCGATCGGTGCGGAGAGCGACCTCAAGGGCGTCGTCGACCTGGTGAACAACCGGGGCGTCGTGTGGCAGGATGAATCGCTGGGTGCGAAGTTCGACTATGTCGATATCCCCGCCGAGCTGGCCGACAAGGCCGCCGAATATCGCGAGAAGCTGATCGAAACCGCCGTCGAACAGGACGATGCGGTGATGGAAGCCTATCTCGAAGGCGAGGAGCCCGACGCCGAGACGCTCAAGCGCCTCGTGCGCAAGGGCACGCTGAACCAGGCCTTCGTGCCGGTGCTGTGCGGCTCCGCGTTCAAGAACAAGGGCGTGCAGCCGCTGCTCGACGCGGTGGTGGACTACATGCCGAGCCCGATCGACGTTCCCGCCATCCGCGGCGTGAAGCCCGACAGCGAGGAAGAGGACAGCCGTCCGTCGTCCGACGAGGCGCCGTTCTCCGGCCTGGCGTTCAAGATCATGAACGACCCCTTCGTGGGCACGCTCACCTTCACCCGCATCTATTCGGGCAAGCTGGCCAAGGGCCAGGTGCTGAACTCGGTGAAGGACAAGAAGGAAAAGATCGGCCGCATGCTGCTGATGCATTCCAACAACCGCGAGGACATCGAGGAAGCATTCGCGGGCGACATCGTCGCCATCGCCGGCCTCAAGGAAACCACCACGGGTGACACGCTGTGCGCGTCCAATGCGCCGATCATCCTCGAGCGCATGGAATTCCCCGAGCCGGTGATCGAGCTGTCGGTGGAGCCGAAGACCAAGGCCGACCAGGAGAAGATGGGCGTCGCCCTCAACCGCCTGGCTGCCGAGGATCCGTCCTTCCGGGTGTCCACCGACCACGAATCGGGCCAGACGATCATCAAGGGCATGGGCGAGCTTCACCTCGACATCCTCGTCGATCGCATGCGTCGCGAATTCAAGGTGGAGGCCAATGTCGGTGCGCCGCAGGTGGCCTATCGTGAATCGCTCGCCCGCGAGGTCGAGGTCGATTACACCCACAAGAAGCAGTCGGGCGGCTCCGGCCAGTTCGGCCGCGCGAAGGTGGTGGTGAGCCCGGGCGAACGCGGCCAGGGCATCATCTTCGAAGACCAGGTGAAGGGCGGAAACATCCCCCGCGAGTACATCCCTTCGGTCGAGAAGGGCATGCGCGAGCAGGCGGAGAGCGGCTATCTGGTCGGCTTCCCGATCATCGACTTCACCATCAAGCTGGTGGACGGCGCCTATCACGACGTCGACTCGAGCACGGTGGCCTTCGAGATCACCGGCCGCGGCGCCATGCGCGAAGCGGCGGAAAAGGCCGGCATCAAGCTGCTTGAGCCGATCATGAAGGTCGAAGTTGTGACTCCCGAGGAGTTCATGGGCGACGTGATCGGCGACCTCAACTCCCGCCGCGGGCAGATCCAGGGCACCGACAGCCGTGGCAACGCCCAGGTCGTGGAAGCGAACGTGCCGCTCGCCAACATGTTCGGCTATGTGAACGAACTGCGTTCCTTCACCCAGGGGCGCGCGCAGTACACCATGCAGTTCTCGCATTACGACGAAGTGCCGGCGAACGTCGCACAGGAGGTCAAGGAGAAGCTTGCCTAA
- the rpsJ gene encoding 30S ribosomal protein S10: MDAQNIRIRLKAFDHRVLDQATGEIADTARRTGALIRGPIPLPTRIEKFTVNRGPHIDKKSREQFEVRTYKRLLDIVQPNAQTVDALMKLDLAAGVNVEIKLA, translated from the coding sequence ATGGACGCTCAGAATATCCGTATTCGCCTCAAGGCCTTCGATCACCGCGTGCTCGACCAGGCAACTGGCGAGATCGCGGACACCGCCCGCCGCACGGGCGCGCTTATCCGGGGTCCCATTCCTCTTCCGACGCGCATTGAGAAGTTCACCGTGAACCGCGGCCCGCACATCGACAAGAAGTCGCGCGAGCAGTTCGAGGTGCGCACCTACAAGCGGCTGCTCGACATCGTGCAGCCCAACGCCCAGACGGTCGACGCGCTGATGAAGCTCGACCTCGCTGCCGGCGTGAATGTCGAGATCAAGCTGGCCTGA
- a CDS encoding 50S ribosomal protein L23, whose protein sequence is MAKKQQIDARHYDVILAPHITEKATLLSEHNAIVFKVANDATKPQIKEAVEAIYDKKVVGVNVIVQKGKVKRWKGRPYKRSDVKKAVVTLAEGEMIDITEGVS, encoded by the coding sequence ATGGCTAAGAAGCAGCAAATCGATGCGCGTCATTACGACGTGATCCTTGCCCCGCACATCACCGAGAAGGCGACGCTGCTCTCCGAGCACAATGCGATCGTGTTCAAGGTGGCGAATGACGCGACGAAGCCGCAGATCAAGGAAGCGGTTGAGGCGATCTACGACAAGAAGGTCGTGGGCGTGAACGTCATCGTCCAGAAGGGCAAGGTGAAGCGCTGGAAGGGCAGGCCCTACAAGCGCTCCGATGTGAAGAAGGCGGTTGTCACGCTGGCCGAAGGCGAGATGATCGACATCACCGAAGGCGTGAGCTGA
- a CDS encoding 2-oxoacid:ferredoxin oxidoreductase subunit beta, with protein sequence MNDMTPITTTLKDWETDQEVRWCPGCGDYAILKAVQRTLPQLGSDPANTVFVSGIGCSSRFPYYMESYGFHTIHGRAPAFATGIKLANPDLGVWLVTGDGDGLSIGGNHLMHVLRRNVNMQIMLFNNEIYGLTKGQYSPTSRENTRSPSTPLGSVDHPANPCAFALGAGARFVARGFDVSKNLPDVLKAAHAHKGAAFVEIFQNCIVYNKDVFNDFAAPKGAEDRQLWLADGEPMLFGSEKSGGVKGLALDQASFSLKVVDVVDGDWQSAGVMVHNVRNRTLAHMLVELPFGPFPMPLGVIYDDPAPTFESAVIAQNRVASEGKDTSIAKLLAKGQTWTVGGTAADPV encoded by the coding sequence ATGAACGACATGACCCCCATCACCACCACGCTGAAGGACTGGGAAACCGACCAGGAGGTCCGCTGGTGCCCCGGTTGCGGCGACTATGCGATCCTGAAGGCGGTGCAGCGCACGCTGCCGCAGCTGGGCAGCGATCCGGCGAACACGGTGTTCGTTTCAGGCATCGGCTGCTCCAGCCGCTTTCCCTATTACATGGAAAGCTACGGCTTCCACACGATCCACGGCCGCGCGCCGGCCTTCGCCACGGGCATCAAGCTCGCCAATCCGGACCTCGGCGTCTGGCTGGTGACGGGCGACGGTGATGGCCTGTCGATCGGCGGCAACCATCTGATGCATGTGCTGCGGCGGAACGTGAACATGCAGATCATGCTGTTCAACAACGAGATCTACGGCCTCACCAAGGGGCAGTATTCCCCCACCAGTCGCGAGAACACGCGCAGCCCGTCGACGCCGCTCGGCTCGGTCGATCACCCGGCCAACCCCTGCGCCTTCGCGTTGGGCGCGGGTGCGCGCTTCGTGGCGCGCGGCTTCGACGTCAGCAAGAACCTGCCCGATGTGCTGAAGGCCGCGCATGCCCACAAGGGCGCTGCCTTCGTGGAGATCTTCCAGAACTGCATCGTCTACAACAAGGACGTCTTCAACGATTTCGCCGCGCCCAAGGGGGCGGAAGATCGCCAGCTGTGGCTGGCCGATGGCGAGCCGATGCTGTTCGGCAGCGAGAAGAGCGGCGGCGTGAAGGGCCTCGCCCTCGATCAGGCGAGCTTCTCGCTCAAGGTGGTCGATGTGGTGGACGGGGACTGGCAGTCCGCGGGCGTGATGGTGCACAATGTGCGCAACCGCACGCTGGCGCATATGCTGGTGGAACTGCCCTTCGGCCCGTTCCCCATGCCGCTGGGCGTGATCTACGACGATCCGGCGCCGACCTTCGAAAGCGCCGTGATCGCGCAGAACCGCGTCGCCAGCGAAGGCAAGGACACCAGCATCGCCAAGCTGCTGGCCAAGGGCCAGACCTGGACCGTGGGAGGCACCGCCGCCGACCCTGTCTGA
- the infA gene encoding translation initiation factor IF-1, which produces MAKEELLTLEGFIDEVLPDGRFGVTLDNGHRIIAYTAGKMRKFRIRSVAGDRVHVEMTPYDLTKGRITFRERTPGAGPGPARRAGIRR; this is translated from the coding sequence TTGGCAAAGGAAGAACTGCTCACACTGGAAGGCTTCATCGACGAAGTCCTCCCCGATGGTCGCTTCGGCGTTACGCTGGACAACGGCCACAGGATCATCGCCTATACCGCCGGCAAGATGCGCAAGTTTCGCATCCGCTCGGTCGCGGGCGACAGGGTGCATGTCGAAATGACGCCCTATGACCTGACCAAGGGGCGGATCACCTTCCGTGAGCGGACTCCCGGCGCAGGCCCTGGCCCGGCCAGGCGCGCCGGCATAAGGCGCTGA
- the rplD gene encoding 50S ribosomal protein L4: MKVKVQNIDGKASGDIELNDAVFGVEPRADILHRVVTWQLENRRGTARPTRERSEVARTGKKWGRQKGGGTARHGDRAAPIFIGGGKAHGARKRDFEQSLNKKIRALGLRMALSAKAKDGLVVVDSLELTDAKTKALAATFGKNGWSGKVLVIDGDSVDGGFKRAAGNLPGVNVMPAVGANVYDILKHDTLVLTKAAVEKLEARFNG; this comes from the coding sequence GTGAAGGTGAAGGTCCAGAATATCGACGGCAAGGCGTCGGGCGATATCGAGCTCAATGATGCCGTGTTCGGCGTCGAGCCGCGCGCGGACATCCTGCATCGCGTCGTCACCTGGCAGCTCGAGAACCGTCGCGGTACGGCCCGTCCGACGCGCGAGCGTTCCGAGGTTGCCCGCACCGGCAAGAAGTGGGGCCGCCAGAAGGGTGGCGGCACGGCTCGCCACGGCGATCGTGCTGCGCCGATCTTCATCGGCGGCGGCAAGGCCCATGGTGCGCGCAAGCGCGATTTCGAGCAGTCGCTGAACAAGAAGATCCGCGCTCTCGGCCTGCGCATGGCGCTCTCCGCCAAGGCGAAGGACGGCCTGGTGGTCGTCGACAGCCTCGAGCTGACGGATGCCAAGACCAAGGCACTTGCGGCGACCTTCGGCAAGAACGGCTGGAGCGGCAAGGTGCTGGTGATCGACGGCGACAGCGTGGATGGCGGCTTCAAGCGTGCGGCCGGCAATCTGCCGGGCGTGAACGTGATGCCCGCCGTGGGCGCCAATGTTTACGACATCCTGAAGCATGACACGCTGGTGCTGACCAAGGCCGCTGTCGAAAAGCTGGAGGCGCGCTTCAATGGCTAA
- the rplB gene encoding 50S ribosomal protein L2 encodes MALKNYKPTSPARRGLILVDKSALYKGKPVKALTEGKHKTGGRNNKGHVTSRGKGGGHKQKYRFIDFKRRKWDVAATVERIEYDPNRTAFIALLKYEDGELAYILAPNRLAPGDQVIAGERTDTKPGNAMLLGQMPVGTICHNVEMKPGKGGQIARSAGTYVQLVGRDRGMVIVRLNSGEQRYLRADCMGTVGSVSNPDNSNQNLAKAGRNRWMGKRPLTRGVAKNPVDHPHGGGEGRTSGGRHPVTPWGKPTKGARTRHNKQTDKMIIRSRHAKKKR; translated from the coding sequence ATGGCACTGAAGAACTACAAACCGACCAGTCCCGCCCGCCGCGGCCTGATCCTCGTCGACAAGTCGGCGCTCTACAAGGGCAAGCCCGTCAAGGCGCTGACCGAAGGCAAGCACAAGACCGGCGGCCGCAACAACAAGGGCCATGTGACCTCGCGCGGCAAGGGCGGCGGTCACAAGCAGAAGTATCGCTTCATCGACTTCAAGCGTCGCAAGTGGGACGTGGCTGCCACCGTGGAGCGGATCGAATACGATCCCAACCGCACGGCGTTCATCGCGCTCCTCAAGTATGAGGACGGCGAGCTGGCCTATATCCTGGCTCCGAACCGGCTCGCGCCGGGCGACCAGGTGATCGCCGGTGAGCGCACCGACACGAAGCCGGGCAACGCCATGCTGCTGGGCCAGATGCCGGTCGGCACCATCTGCCACAATGTGGAGATGAAGCCGGGCAAGGGCGGCCAGATCGCCCGCTCGGCCGGCACCTATGTGCAGCTCGTCGGTCGTGACCGCGGCATGGTGATCGTTCGCCTGAACTCGGGCGAGCAGCGTTACCTGCGGGCCGATTGCATGGGCACGGTCGGTTCGGTGTCGAACCCCGACAACTCGAACCAGAACCTCGCCAAGGCCGGCCGCAACCGCTGGATGGGCAAGCGTCCGCTGACCCGCGGTGTCGCCAAGAACCCGGTCGACCACCCGCATGGTGGTGGTGAAGGCCGCACCTCGGGTGGCCGTCATCCGGTCACGCCGTGGGGCAAGCCGACCAAGGGCGCCCGCACCCGCCACAACAAGCAGACGGACAAGATGATTATCCGTTCGCGTCACGCGAAGAAGAAGAGGTAA
- a CDS encoding LysR family transcriptional regulator, producing the protein MKRTHLPLNALRVFDAAARHLSFTRAADELAVTPAAVGQQIRALEDVLGVVLFRRTSKGLELTDEAVAGLDPLREGFLRFEESVQAMQAGQASSSYTIAVPREFYAQWLAPRLASFRALHPDVRFQLIADEEADFTEANLDVAIRLVEGPGELEGAQLAPGHKVAVAASEGGSDGWIAWPGFALPDGEEEKALLQVGNAGQALSSAIAGLGKALMPLPLVEGALADGSLVALGEVEECRRSYWLVAPRPQWRQKKVKALVDHLTAG; encoded by the coding sequence ATGAAACGCACCCATCTCCCGCTCAACGCCCTGCGCGTGTTCGACGCCGCGGCCCGCCATCTCAGCTTCACCCGCGCGGCGGACGAGCTGGCCGTGACCCCGGCCGCCGTGGGCCAGCAGATCCGCGCGCTGGAAGATGTGCTGGGCGTGGTGCTGTTCCGCCGCACCTCTAAGGGGCTGGAGTTGACCGATGAAGCGGTGGCGGGGCTCGATCCCCTGCGCGAAGGCTTCCTGCGGTTCGAGGAAAGCGTGCAGGCGATGCAGGCGGGGCAGGCCAGTTCCAGCTATACCATCGCTGTGCCGCGCGAATTCTATGCGCAATGGCTTGCCCCGCGGCTCGCCAGCTTCCGCGCGCTCCATCCCGATGTACGCTTCCAGCTGATCGCCGACGAGGAGGCGGACTTCACCGAAGCCAATCTGGATGTCGCCATCAGGCTGGTGGAAGGGCCGGGGGAGCTGGAAGGCGCGCAGCTGGCGCCGGGGCACAAGGTGGCCGTCGCCGCGAGCGAGGGCGGCAGCGACGGATGGATCGCCTGGCCGGGCTTTGCCCTGCCGGATGGGGAGGAGGAGAAGGCGCTGCTGCAGGTCGGCAATGCCGGGCAGGCGCTCAGTTCCGCGATCGCCGGGCTGGGCAAGGCGCTGATGCCGCTGCCGCTGGTGGAAGGCGCGCTGGCCGATGGATCGCTGGTCGCGCTGGGCGAAGTGGAGGAATGCCGCCGGTCATACTGGCTGGTGGCCCCGCGCCCGCAATGGCGGCAGAAGAAGGTGAAGGCGCTGGTGGATCACCTCACCGCCGGATAG
- the rpsL gene encoding 30S ribosomal protein S12, protein MPTINQLVRKGREPVKAKSKVPAMEQNPQKRGVCTRVYTTTPKKPNSALRKVAKVRLTNGREVISYIPGEGHNLQEHSVVLIRGGRVRDLPGVRYHVLRGVLDTQGVKDRKQSRSKYGAKRPK, encoded by the coding sequence ATGCCGACGATCAACCAGCTGGTCCGCAAGGGCCGAGAGCCCGTCAAGGCCAAGAGCAAGGTGCCCGCGATGGAGCAGAACCCGCAGAAGCGCGGTGTCTGCACGCGTGTTTACACCACGACGCCGAAGAAGCCGAACTCCGCGCTGCGCAAGGTGGCCAAGGTTCGCCTGACCAACGGCCGCGAAGTCATCTCCTACATCCCTGGCGAAGGCCACAACCTGCAGGAACACTCCGTGGTGCTGATCCGCGGCGGCCGTGTGCGCGACCTTCCGGGCGTGCGCTATCACGTGCTGCGCGGCGTGCTCGACACGCAGGGCGTGAAGGACCGCAAGCAGAGCCGTTCCAAGTACGGTGCCAAGCGGCCCAAGTGA
- the rpsG gene encoding 30S ribosomal protein S7: protein MSRRRRPEKREILPDPKFGDVVLSKFMNNLMLDGKKSTAERIVYGALDTMETRAKADPIAMFHDALNNVKPAVEVRSRRVGGATYQVPVEVRPERAQALAIRWLISAARGRAETTMAARLSGELMDAANNRGNAVKKREDTHRMADANRAFSHYRW, encoded by the coding sequence ATGAGTCGTCGTCGTCGTCCCGAGAAGCGGGAAATCCTGCCCGATCCCAAGTTCGGGGATGTGGTGCTGTCCAAGTTCATGAACAATTTGATGCTGGACGGGAAGAAGTCCACGGCCGAGCGTATCGTCTATGGCGCGCTCGACACGATGGAAACCCGCGCCAAGGCCGATCCGATCGCCATGTTCCATGACGCGCTGAACAATGTGAAGCCGGCCGTGGAAGTGCGCAGCCGCCGCGTCGGCGGTGCGACCTATCAGGTCCCGGTCGAAGTCCGTCCCGAGCGTGCGCAGGCGCTGGCCATCCGCTGGCTGATCTCCGCCGCGCGCGGTCGCGCCGAGACCACCATGGCGGCACGCCTTTCGGGCGAGCTCATGGATGCGGCCAACAACCGCGGCAACGCGGTGAAGAAGCGTGAGGACACGCACCGCATGGCCGATGCCAACCGCGCCTTCAGCCACTATCGCTGGTAA
- the rplV gene encoding 50S ribosomal protein L22: protein MGKQKAPRRVADNEALAVGTTIRGSAQKLNLVAGLIRGKKAEEALNILTFSKKAMAVEAKKVLASAIANAENNHDLDVDALVVAEASVGRSITMKRFHTRGRGKSTRILKPFSRLRIVVREVEEA from the coding sequence ATGGGCAAGCAGAAGGCTCCCCGCCGCGTCGCGGATAACGAGGCGCTGGCTGTCGGCACGACCATCCGTGGTTCGGCGCAGAAGCTGAACCTCGTTGCCGGTCTGATCCGCGGCAAGAAGGCCGAAGAGGCGCTGAACATCCTCACCTTCTCCAAGAAGGCGATGGCTGTTGAGGCGAAGAAGGTTCTGGCCAGCGCGATCGCCAATGCCGAGAACAACCACGACCTCGACGTCGACGCGCTCGTCGTTGCCGAGGCCAGCGTCGGCAGGTCGATCACCATGAAGCGTTTCCACACGCGCGGCCGTGGCAAGTCCACGCGCATCCTCAAGCCGTTCAGCCGGCTGCGCATCGTGGTCCGCGAAGTCGAGGAGGCCTGA
- the rpsS gene encoding 30S ribosomal protein S19: MARSVWKGPFVDLHLLKKAEDAQESGGRAPIKTWSRRSTVLPQFVGLTFNVYNGQKFVPVSVSEDMVGHKLGEFAPTRSFPGHAADKKGKR, translated from the coding sequence ATGGCTCGTTCCGTCTGGAAAGGTCCCTTCGTCGACCTGCACCTGCTGAAGAAGGCAGAAGACGCGCAGGAAAGCGGTGGCCGCGCCCCGATCAAGACCTGGTCGCGCCGCAGCACCGTGCTGCCGCAATTCGTCGGCCTGACGTTCAACGTCTACAACGGCCAGAAGTTCGTTCCGGTGTCCGTGAGTGAGGACATGGTCGGCCACAAGCTCGGCGAGTTCGCGCCCACGCGCAGCTTCCCGGGCCACGCCGCCGACAAGAAGGGCAAGCGATAA